A genomic stretch from Candidatus Baltobacteraceae bacterium includes:
- a CDS encoding branched-chain amino acid transaminase, whose product MIATAPARERMWFDGELVDADEIAVRPFTHALHYGSGVFEGIRAYETRKGTGVFRLSDHLRRFFVSADVYGLHVPYDQETLARAVFATLEANAFSSGYIRPLAYFGEKGISLAPTFHCPTHVLIALKPLAGSLLGESAGIRVTMSPWQKTPSRSLPSTVKACGHYTNSILALQDAQRRGFEEAILLNDRGDVAEGTGENIFVVRNGALRTNDASADILAGITQASVVELARDRGMTVEIGNITPADLLAADEIFFTGTAAEVMPILQIDDYVLPQARPVTDELCRAYARAVRGADPRHPGWVEYA is encoded by the coding sequence GTGATTGCAACGGCTCCGGCGCGCGAGCGCATGTGGTTCGACGGCGAGCTGGTCGACGCGGACGAGATCGCGGTTCGGCCCTTCACCCACGCGCTGCACTACGGTTCAGGGGTCTTCGAAGGCATTCGCGCGTACGAAACACGCAAGGGCACGGGCGTCTTTCGGTTGAGCGACCATCTGCGCCGTTTCTTCGTTTCCGCGGATGTCTACGGCTTGCACGTTCCGTACGACCAGGAAACGCTGGCGCGCGCGGTTTTCGCAACGTTAGAGGCCAACGCGTTTAGCAGCGGCTACATTCGACCGCTGGCGTACTTCGGCGAGAAGGGTATCTCGCTCGCCCCCACCTTTCACTGTCCGACGCACGTTCTGATCGCGCTCAAGCCGCTGGCCGGTTCGCTGCTCGGAGAATCGGCGGGCATTCGGGTGACGATGTCTCCCTGGCAGAAGACGCCGTCGCGCTCGCTGCCCTCGACGGTAAAGGCCTGCGGGCATTACACCAATTCGATTTTGGCGCTTCAGGACGCGCAGCGTCGCGGATTCGAGGAAGCCATTTTGCTCAACGACCGCGGCGACGTAGCCGAGGGCACCGGCGAAAACATCTTCGTCGTGAGGAACGGCGCGCTACGGACCAACGATGCGAGCGCCGACATCCTGGCGGGAATCACGCAGGCCAGCGTGGTCGAGCTGGCACGGGATCGCGGCATGACGGTTGAAATCGGCAACATCACGCCGGCGGATCTGCTTGCGGCCGATGAGATCTTCTTCACCGGTACGGCGGCCGAGGTGATGCCGATCCTTCAGATCGATGACTACGTGTTGCCGCAAGCGCGTCCGGTCACCGACGAACTCTGCCGCGCCTACGCGCGCGCCGTTCGCGGAGCCGATCCGCGTCATCCCGGCTGGGTTGAATACGCGTAA
- a CDS encoding MarR family transcriptional regulator: MQSDEETGRLFLHLKAAHGVMRAALTDVLDDIGITVPQLLILRAIELTPAVSSAQLARECFVSPQAMVNNVARLEADGLIARSKGGGRVLETHLTEKGQAILERAGSRIASAERYVTETLGEEQVQSLDASLVALTDCMLKSLVVTTSRTWDADE, from the coding sequence ATGCAATCCGATGAGGAGACTGGGCGACTCTTCCTCCACCTCAAGGCCGCCCACGGGGTCATGCGTGCCGCGCTCACCGACGTGCTCGACGACATCGGAATCACCGTCCCGCAACTCTTGATTCTTCGCGCGATCGAGTTGACGCCCGCGGTCTCCAGCGCGCAGCTCGCCCGTGAGTGTTTCGTTTCGCCGCAAGCAATGGTGAACAACGTTGCGCGGCTCGAGGCCGACGGGCTCATCGCCCGCAGCAAGGGCGGCGGACGCGTCTTGGAAACCCACCTGACCGAGAAAGGTCAGGCGATTCTCGAACGCGCCGGCTCGCGAATCGCCTCAGCCGAGCGCTACGTGACGGAGACGCTTGGAGAGGAGCAGGTTCAGTCGCTCGACGCAAGCCTCGTCGCGCTCACCGATTGCATGCTCAAGAGCCTGGTCGTCACGACGTCCCGGACGTGGGACGCGGACGAATAG